The window CTTCAGTGTATTGACTTTGTGATACTTCATGACTCCTTTCACCTCGAGATGTACCATAATCACTGCCTGTACTGTTACAACTATATGTCAGACAGCTTCGTTGACACAAATTGTAAACATCCTCAAGATAGTTGCCTTGGTTTTATTTAGTCGAAGTCTCAAGTCAACGTCATTATATGAGCTGAGTTTTGCAAGACGCGCGCAAACGCTAAAATTACACGTCGGAAGTCTCAAAACAATTCTTAGATCCGTGCAATAGCATACGCAAATGATTCCTGCATCCCAGACCTCAAGCCGCATCGTCATATATGAGCAGTACTCTAATTCTAGCCGTCTTCGTGTGATGTGGCAGAGCTATAATACCACAGCCTCCAAAATTGAGTGATATAGCAGCATAGCGACGCCTCCTGCACTCGAGAACTGATGGAATTGAGATAATAGTACGGATGGAAAATCAGGTCAAGTGCTAACGCAAGCGGATATCCATACTGATATCGAGATTTTTGAATCATCGGCTGGTGACAATAGAACACAACACAGAATATCACCTTGCTCTGAATATGGGCCTGTTGTTGTGGAGCTTgattttcctcctcctcttgcgACTCCTGTTGGAGCATTGCGTACGTCGTATCCATCACATCTACTACAACGGATTTGGCCGTTGATGCATGAGAGCCCACAAATGTATTACGTTTCAAGAACCAGGCTTAAGAgtattatagtatatttcTGGGAATACTTCTATCGAAATGcatgaagaaagagaaactTTCCGTTTTTGTAGTTTCATGTTTTACTTTTCGTCAAAATTTTGACCCATAAAACAACTAAACGCCAGTACAATCGCTTGCTCAATTCGTCTGTTCTAATACACCCACGGCAGCTCATTTCCGTACTGGTGGTCAAAAGGAACGTGTTCAAACTTGAAAGACTTGGAGACCATGGTAGGTACGCGGGCAGCAGCATTCGTGCTCATAGCCTCAAGTAACGGCCCGCTACTATCCACAGCTGATTCAAGGTTGAAGCGGGACAGTCGCTGCCAAACACCAACTTTGCCCTCCAACTCGCTTTGATACGTGCTAAATGCCTTATTGACCTCTTTTGTAGTGGGATCTGGGTTGTTCTGCAGGAGGGACGCAAGTTTATTGGTGAGAGTTGCTGCAGCTTCCATGCCAACATTCGCAGCCACGCCCTGCTTCGGGGAGATCTGCATTGCGAGACTTGTTAGCTTACAGAAGAATGACAATAACGGGAGTCAATATACATGCCTTGTGAACAGCGTCTCCAACCATGGCGATGCGATCATAATGCCAGAGGTTGCAAACGCCTTCTTCAAAGTTTGCGGTGCCTTGGGCGTAGCGCTTGTCCCATATATCTTTGAAAGCAACTTGGGGTGTTAGTTTGGCGTCATAAAACTCTGCAACGTCGTCATCTGTAACGACCGATGAGAAGGGGATTTTGGTCGTGGTTGACGGAATGCGTTTGTAAATGAACATGTGAGTTTCCTTTTGAGAGGGAAACGCTTGAATCAACCACCCATCGCCATGCACTTCAATGCCTTGCCCTGAGCTTATGCCTTCCACTAATGGGCCTCTTCCGAAAACTCCTTTGTATGAAGCCTTGAAAGGGTTTTGCGGAAACAGGCCCTTGGGTGCTTGCTGGCGAATCTGATCACGGACCGTACTCCAAATTCCGTCCGCACCAATAACAATAGACCCATCATAGCTGGTGCCGTCTGTGAACTCCACGGTTACACCTTTTTCTTGAGTAATGATGTTATTGAGCTGCTTCCCGGTGAAGATATGATTCTCGGGGTCTTCAAGACCGCTAAGAAGCGTATTGGCAAGACTACCACGGTCCGTAACAACGACAGGGTATCCATGACTAGGGAAGAAGGAGTTAGTTAAGAGAAATTGACGAAAATGCAAAAGGGAGAAAGGAGAAGTGAAAGACTGCTTTATATCGCTTACATCTTGTGAGTCATGGAAAAGATTGTGTCTGCACTCAGTTGCTCTCCTGAAGGAGCACTGTGAATTATGCCCGTCATGGGATGAGATACTTCTCTCAGCTTATCAAGAAGGCCCAACTGATGCATCATCCTAGTGACTTGAGGCCACAGAAAGATACCAAAGGCAGTAGTTGGAGGGATAGTAGGTCGCTTTTCAAAAAGCAAGTAATCGATTCCGGATCTTTGTAGGCCATTTGCAAGAAAAAGCCCAACGGGACCGCCCCCAATGATAATCACTTTGAAAGCCATGgtagaaaacaaaaagggcaaagTAGTCAAACTACTAAGGTCTCGTGTAGAGTAGTGTCAGAAGCCACGTGAATATAATAACAAAATGTGTGGTTAAGACAGAGCTTTGCAAGGAGAGTTCTAGAGCACTTGGTGAAATAAAACTGAaagtagagagagagagagagagaaggccACAAATCCTTTTATCATAAGCACTTGGAGTATAAACAAGTAAACAGTATGCCTAACAACATGGTTTAATGAATCACACGCAAGCTTGATTGCGGGTACCTGAACGAAACATTATTCTCACTGAAAGACCATGTATTTGCTTTATTAAGACTAGTGCTTATTGTAACATAGGAAATAACAATTAACGGGTCATATCTTGCTCAACTTCTTCTATATACTTGACACAATAATAAAGGGTATACTACATATAGCTTTCAACCAAGAACTGTTTGATTATTGCTTCTCTCCCTTGACATTTTTCAATCTATACTAGGATTCTCTTCATCGCGACTTCTTATTAGCCAATAAGTCGCCGACAATGATCTCATATTACCGGTTGTTCAACATCGTATTTCGCACATGTAAGATAATAAGATGACGTGACGGTCTAATCCTATCCATCCCTGCTTGGGTTTAAAAGAGATTTACAGGTTGCTGATTACGTGGAATGTACCTTGTCTTTCGTGTTTGGATTAGATGCCACAGTCCTAGCTGAAAATGGCCAAAGTTCTAGGCAAACACCCAGTCTTTTGCGCCATCTTGTGTTGATTGGTGGCTGTAGGATGCTCGTGCATATTACAATAAGAGCACTAATGTAAGGTGTTTAGATAGGGAGAttggtgtgtgtgtgtggtgcCGTGTACTTCTGTCATGGTTCTTTTGTCGACTTTTGCCTGGGTACAGAAAGCCACTCGTGGGGTGGGCAAATAAACCGCCTGACTGCCATGACGAGCATTTGTGTGGTCGGCGGCGGtgatttcttttcccccatGGCTGTAAATGTCCTGTCATGATCCTGGTCGATCTACGTACTTGGCAGATGTAACCCAAAAGATCCCGGTACAACGATAgattaaaaagaattttCGGGAAAGGATACCCGACTATCCGAAGTAGATTAGGCCGTAATAAAATAGTCTGAGACAGCTGTTAGCACAGCCGTATCCTCCTGCAGGATCGGAGTTGAAGAGCGCTTATATGCTATACCTATCATTGGCTAAATTCGAGTAGGATTGGAAAATATGCCACACTAATCGGGAAAACTCTATCAAGAATAGTGCAGGCCAGGAAGGTCGCTGGTTTTGGCGATAGACTGGGTATCTTACAGAAAGTTGAGAACAGTTGCAATAGGACCTTACGGTAACTGGCTGGCAAACTAGGTCAATAGTGTACGCCGCTCGGGTGCCAAATCAAGTCCGTAGTAGAACGTAGTAGGAGCGGGTTACCGTGCCAGTAAGGTGCCAATAGGTGCCTGCATGGAGCAAGCAGGGTTTCAGAGTGCCAAAGCACCACGGCATTGAGCAACAACCATGTACCCGTACCTATACGAGCAAAAGACACCTGCAAGTTTCAGCATACCTACCGATAGATATCTCGCCATGGTGGCCCAAAAAAGCGGGATTTCTGTTCTGGGAACTGCGGCAGTTTTTTAGCGGGGCCCATCTGGCACCGTAGCGTTCCATGGCACTGTGCCAGCAGGGGCAAGCATTTCAGGAATTGTATTATGCCGAGCCCAGGCACCGTGCCGCTCCTCCATAAGTCTATGCTACAACAGGCTGGGAACTGGCGATTATCTAGCTATGGTGGGTAGAAACTACATAATCTTGACGAATCTAGGTatcatctacatgtaccctaGATTCGTTGCAACTAGTCACTATGATATTGACGCAAGCTGATCAATCTGgctctcagcttcttcttaCAGCAATAGATGCGCAGGCATGAGCACTTTTTCGATCGGGTGCTGATTAAAGGTCTCTTTGACGTTCAGTAATCAAAGATCTAGGTAGAAATTGTGACGTGTAATTGTCTATATCTATAACTTTAAATAGCTCTACAACATCAATTAACTGTAAAGGTAGTAGAGTCTGCCTGTAGTCTAAAAACTCTCTTCTGAATCAATACATAAACTACACATATGTTCTATGCTACAGTAGACCGCCTTTTGAATACAACAGACACAAggtgaaaaagaaaaggaggccAAAACATATCAAACCAAAGGAAATAGTAGATAAGGATAGTAACATTGAAGGATTGAAGGATGGATAAAAAGCATAAAACAAGAATAAAATACGAAAATGAAGCAGGGTAAGTGATAACAGGAACAGTATAAACTCACGAAGAAATAAAAGCATATACTGTACAGCTTCTAATTTGATTATgaatatattacttattatcTTATAGTACATAAGCCCATAAGCGCACTAAGAAGCCTAGGGCCTACAGCTACCCAAGCATACACAGGCTTCTAACTGGAATGACAGGGTATGGGGACTTTGTTGGGTAGTACAAGAGATTTGGACACGACACGAGACCTCGCTGCAAGTTCCGAGCACCCGAGTCTCCAGGACACTTCATCGAATGCGTAATGACCGAACCCTTCTTCCCGAAGTTACCAAACAAAGACTTGCTAGAGATTTACACCCCCTCTCCCTTACTTTCTGTAGAGGATAGTACATCAAGAAGAGTAGTCTATTGTAATAACTGTAGAGCCAAGCTCAACGGAAGGATTCAGTGGATCGTTCATCTAATACCCATTACATAATCATGTTGTCGGTTCAACCACACTGCACTGTTCCTTCCAACACTCTAGGACTTGAGTGGCTATAAAGACTTTTAGAAAGCAGTAGTGTATGCTAGCTTTGATCCCTAGGCCTTAGATTTTAAGTTGATCGCTATtagttttcttttgtttattCAAGATGTACTAGTAGGGCCATGCAACGTTAGCCTCTGCGGACGCTAGTTGTTCCCCCCTCCTCAGCTTGTCACTAGTTTAGTTCTTTACCATCATCACAGTTCTCAGCCACTGTCACTTTTGCTTCCTCGAGTTTTAGTGTCTTCGGTTATTGAGATAGTTCGCCTTGTTTCTCACGCTCCTTTGCGACCCCTGTCTTTGTCATCCTCACCATCCAAGTCAGCTGCTTCCACACTCCTGTTGCCTACCTAGCTATAGCTTCATGAGATTGGCTTAGTTAAAGGCCGCTAAGAATAGGATAAATATATAGTTAACAAATGAAATAAGCACGCTACGCATCGGCAGCATGCATATAAGATGCTTTTTACCAATATTGTCTAGTCCGAATTCTCATTGGAAGAGGGAATTGGATTGATTAGTTAGCCACACATGTATAAGGCTTATATGAGACATGTCTAAATTCTTACAATAGTGCGAGTtagtacctactagtagcttAAGCATGGATAGGATAAAGCCAAGGATTCAAAAAAGGATTTGGGCTCCCGATATTGGTATTGATAATGTATTATCAATACCTAGGTAACAACCGGTTAGAGCTCTTAATGCAGTAGGAGTGTAACTGCCATTCTTGTATACTTGTTGAGATCACGTCTGAACTATTTAAACATTGGTATATTTTGACAATTTTGACAAttctttctttattcttcACCCTCTGTCTTGAGATCAAAGAAGCTTGTTTAAGACTCACGTTAGAAGTTTTGTAAATACATTCGAGACTacttcatcatggctgaAATTAGCAATGATCCCGCGCCTCCAAGCGGCATTGATATCATGAAACCCTCGGTTGCTCGGATGGTATGTTTTATAATACTTCAGATAATCCAAATTTCTAACCAAATTTAGTACGATTTTTATCTTGGTGGCAAAAACAACTTTGAGTCAGATagagctgctgtgcttgctgccaaagaggcGAACCCGCAAATCTTTGAGATGGCTATTGAAGGTCGCCATTTCTTGCGCCGCGTCATTCGATATATGTGTTACCAAGGCATTACTCAGTTCATCGACATTGGTTCTGGTCTACCCAGCGCAGATAACACACATCAAATAGCCCAGAGAGTTACTCCTGGTGCTCGTGTTGTCTACGTGGATATTGACGAAGCTGCTGTCGCCTATGGCCAGCAAATCCTCAGTGAAAATCCGTCAACTACGTTTATCCATGGCTCAGTGCTTGAACTGGACCACATCTTGGGCCACCCGGAGACCAAGAAACTCATTGACTTTTCGAAGCCAGTTGGCGTTGTCATGATGGGACTGGTGCACTTCTTTTCAATTGACACGGGTCGCGACACCTTCTCAATTTTGAAGAAGAACCTTGCTTCAGGCAGCATGATTAGCATCACTCATGGGGTAACAGATAACCTGAGTGAAGAAGTCGTGCAGAAGATTCTCGCTGCATACGCAAGAACTCCTACGCCACTGATTATGCGACCACTGGCCGACGTTGAGCAAATCATTGAGGGCTTTGAGAAGGTAGAGCCGGGTGTTACTTTGATTCATGAATGGAAGCCAGATATGGccgaagagggagaggcggAGCCTCCGAAAACATATGTTTGGGGAGGAGTCGTGGTCAGGGTATAGCTTGGCGCTTCAACAATCTACCTTTGTTGTCAGATCGACGATAGAATATGGTGCTCTTCTAGACTATAGATCAATTCAAGTAGAACATCTTGAATCTAAGTTATTCATTGCATAGTATCGAAAAGATgatatatttattataactcATTGCTCCAAGTCTGAACTATCAACAGTAGTCAGATAAAAGCATCGGGTCACAGCACGCCTTTTGCACCGGGTTGTTGTCTGTTTTCGAATCTGAATCCTATGGTATCTTGTTTTCCTTCGGATCTCACAATGTTGCattaaactttaatagcATCCCTTGCTGGGTCCTGCAGTCTTGCTAGCTCTAGAAGCAAACGATAAGTATAAATACTAAAATCCACAGTCCTGAAAGCCTTGCGGAACCACTCATGGCCTTGCTCTGCAATTTCTTGAGCTCTTTGTTGCCCACGTTGAGTCGATGTGAGATAAAGTACCAGCTCAGGAAGTTCATCCATGCTTTGGCTCACAGGTATATAATGAACCCACGGGATAAGGCGGTCGTCATGCCACTCTTTTAAAAGGGTCTGCTTTAGCGGAGTTGATTTGGACGCCAGGAGCTTATAATATCGCCCGCTAATACCGTTTCCATCGATATCAAACACAAGCTTTGACCGTAAGGCTGCGTCCTTATGAGCCCATGATTTTGGACTGAAAAAGTTGCGCTGGCTTTTGCACTGTTTCCAAGTGCACTGAAAGATCCGAGTGAAGGAAACGTCGAATAGCCTCCGATCCAAAATGGACGATTTTATTCGTTGAATGTATCCACCTCTCTTTTGCAAATAAGAATGCTGTCTATAGCCCAAGTTCTGGCCCAGCGAAATGAATCGTTGCCTGTGGTAGCTTCGCCAGTTGTCGTCCGTGGCAAAGCCTCCTGTTGTCGAACCAGCCCAATAGAGTTTGTTGGCCTTTTGATCCCAAGGGATATCGGAATTTTCCTCATATTGGAATTCGGATTCCAGGTAGGCAGGACTAGGATACAGTATATCGGCCATAGTTGAGAGAGTACCTGTCGATAGAAGAGGGACTAGGCCTTCGATTAGGTTAAAAGATACCGGGCTCATGATAAGGCCGTGTTGTTGCTCATATTCGGGGTGTTGGCACAAATCTATTGCTGAGCTAGAGTTGGAGACGAACGGTAAACCGAAAGTTAAAGCCTCACTTTTCTCGATCGCGTATCCATTCTTGTGTGATTCGCATGGTTGAATGATAGTTCTGTAGACGGGCTGATGAGACAAGTTTGTTAGATTGAACCGCTGATCTTGATAATGCTGTCCTGTTGTTAATTGCGGTGGGACAACGACTCTTGGCTCATCCAAGT is drawn from Trichoderma atroviride chromosome 7, complete sequence and contains these coding sequences:
- a CDS encoding uncharacterized protein (EggNog:ENOG41), with translation MAFKVIIIGGGPVGLFLANGLQRSGIDYLLFEKRPTIPPTTAFGIFLWPQVTRMMHQLGLLDKLREVSHPMTGIIHSAPSGEQLSADTIFSMTHKIHGYPVVVTDRGSLANTLLSGLEDPENHIFTGKQLNNIITQEKGVTVEFTDGTSYDGSIVIGADGIWSTVRDQIRQQAPKGLFPQNPFKASYKGVFGRGPLVEGISSGQGIEVHGDGWLIQAFPSQKETHMFIYKRIPSTTTKIPFSSVVTDDDVAEFYDAKLTPQVAFKDIWDKRYAQGTANFEEGVCNLWHYDRIAMVGDAVHKISPKQGVAANVGMEAAATLTNKLASLLQNNPDPTTKEVNKAFSTYQSELEGKVGVWQRLSRFNLESAVDSSGPLLEAMSTNAAARVPTMVSKSFKFEHVPFDHQYGNELPWVY
- a CDS encoding uncharacterized protein (EggNog:ENOG41); translated protein: MAEISNDPAPPSGIDIMKPSVARMYDFYLGGKNNFESDRAAVLAAKEANPQIFEMAIEGRHFLRRVIRYMCYQGITQFIDIGSGLPSADNTHQIAQRVTPGARVVYVDIDEAAVAYGQQILSENPSTTFIHGSVLELDHILGHPETKKLIDFSKPVGVVMMGLVHFFSIDTGRDTFSILKKNLASGSMISITHGVTDNLSEEVVQKILAAYARTPTPLIMRPLADVEQIIEGFEKVEPGVTLIHEWKPDMAEEGEAEPPKTYVWGGVVVRV